AGCAGCATCAGTAATAATCAGTTTGCCGAGGATCCCTACACATAGTAACACATAGGACCATGTGTCATAACACAGCGTGTCATCATCACTGCTGATAATTAACCCAAGTTCCTAGAAGTGATTTGGACAAAGTAATGTCAGGGGCAGTGCACGGAGCACTCCCGCGGGGATCTTTTGTCCAGCTCTGTCAAGTGCACTGCTGTTGGGTCGGGTGGCAGACAGTCCCATCGACCTTTCATTACAATTTGGCCAGAAAAAAATCGTTTGGCCTCATCATCGCTGGTAGAGACACATTTGGAGGGTAGATTGCTTCATGGCTGCAGAGTAGTCGAAGCTAACTTGAGGGGAGGATTTCTCGACATAGCCGCCGCGGCTCCGAAGTTACACAAACAAGTTAGTCGCTGGTACCGGGGCTGCAACACGGGATCCGGCCGGAGGAAGGAATTCCGATATAAACCCACAGAGCCGAGCCGCCGGACATGGCTCTATCCTGGGTACAAACTTCGACATGATAACGCTAgcccccctccacctctccctccgTGCTGCCTTAATGGAGCCGAGAGCCGCACCGAGCCCCCGCCACACACCGTCTGGGCTTTATGCTTCCAGccaggggggagagagagtcgGGCCGAGAAACTGGCCTCTTCCGTCTGCGCCAGACAGAGCTCACTAGCCGGGCCtgggagagcgagcgagcgagcggcGGGGCTCTCGGTGCTGGGTCGTGTACCGAGCGTtgcttcaaaaaaaaaagcaaaaaccaGCGGACCACGCTCGTGCTGTGTTCGGTTTAACTCACCTTGTGTGGGCCGAGGGGTGCTCGGGACAACGCGGGCCGCTTGTGTAGGACGTGGGGCTGGAGCTCACCGAGCGCatgtcgtcgtcgtcgtcgtctcGGTTCGCTGTCGGCCGTGATGTGGAAGCGGCGCAGCGGACTCGGCCGGGAGAAGCAGGGAAATCTGAGAGTGcccctctctttctgcagctccGTGCACCGGCAGTGGCCCATAACTGTCGACAGGAGGCGCCAGCACAGCGCATTTATGACTGATATGCGCACACATGCAAGCGCGCGCCACACGCACGACTCCTCAGGGAAACGCGAGGTGGGCTCTGTGCAGGGGTTTGGCTGCTCTGAAGCTTATTAGTTTACCTTGTGAGTTATTTCCGTACATGCATGATTCAATTGGGCTGTGATTACAGTGGAAGTTTATGATTCCTGTCTCTTACAGGAACAGTAACTCAGGAGGATTTTTGATGAATCACCACATCACACAGACTGCACAGTTTGACCCCTTCCAAAATGTTGTtgtcacatttttgtttatctttCTTGATTTTATTGAGTTGATCTTTCAGTACACTGCCTCAGTTTGTGTCTTTCATTCACCTTCTACTTAAAATAGTTGTATTGTCAGTATCATTTGAGCACATATTTCTTTACCATGACTCATATTcaccttttattattcttatgctcttgtgtttgattgttttgtgtGCTACTGGATGCCTACATTTCCCTTTGGATCAAtaaaatatctatctatctatctatctatctatctatctatctatctatctatctatctatctgtctatctatctatccacctATCTGTTATTTGAATGTGTAGGCTTTAACCAGTTCTGCATGAATTGTCTAATATAAAAATCACCCCAATATTCCCTGGGGAAATGGTATATCTCTTTGTACTCAATAATCGTGGTCTTATAATATTAACGCACTGCTACTTTTCCTTCAGAGAAATGCAGTTTTCCTCTGATCCACTTTTACTGAATATTTTAATCATCTTTAGAGGTTAATGTATAATATTGAATATGTCAAAATATAACTATATTTGTGATGATTATTATAGCCACAAAAAACGAACAACAAACATGGTTTTATGGTGACAAACAGCCTATTGATGAATGAGAAATGTTGCAATtgacatgaatatatgaaatataCCTTGATGTAAACTATGGTGAGTTTCTGGTGTAAACATTACAACCCTTGATGCCAGTGTGAGAGTGCAACTTGTTTCGATTGAGGTCTGAAACATGGAGTATCTACAATGTAGTGGGACACCTCCATGTCCCCTGACCCTGTAACTCATGAGGTTGGTGATTTTGATTACGGAAAGGGCTAAATCCAAGACAAAGCCTTCCTTCAAAACCGCTTTGGCTGTCTCTTCCACATCACATGATAAAGGAGACAGGGTCACACGACTCATTAAGAGAAAGGAGGCGATCCCCACAAGGTTTACTTTAGTGTCCCAGGAAACACAGGGCAAGATGCAGACTGCGGCTACGAGAGATATTCAAGAAGGAGATTCAAGTTCAACCTTTGTTCAAGAAATATGATCAACTGTCGATCAATGCCCATGTGAGCCGATGAGCACGATGCAGCTGATTATACCTTGAAATCACTCCACCTGAATCAGCCATCCAAAGCAACAGAGGAGAGTGGTGCTGTTTCTTTTAATTCACATATGGGGGTAGCAGCATACTTTAGTTTATGACCTCTCTGATGGCAGCTGCAGTATGAAAGAGTTGCCAGCTCTTCAGGCCTGCGTGTAATCCCCGTCTTTTGACTCCACAACCTCAGCCTGACCTTAAATAAACATTAGAGGCTCAATGCTCATCCGTAATCTCAAACATCCGTTACCCCGCTAATTGGAGTTTCACACAGTAAAGACACCCTGACCTGATTTGGAACAGGTGGGTAGATAAACTGTAAGTGGACTACACAATTGGCTTACactaactcacacacaccagcccatcagtcagtgtttgtacacacacacacacacacacacacacacacacacacacacacacacacacacacacacacacacacacacacacacacacacacacacacacacacacacacacacacactgttcactcATACACAAGTATTAGTTGCACCACCACAAATTAGTAGGCTGCTTTgttagtaaagtaaagtaaaatgttattttaaaatcagcTGTGTCAAATATAGTAATAACATAAAACTCTTTTTGCAGAACTCCTCTTAACAGCGTATTATATAATATTAGGGCTAggcaataaaatgaatgaataattatcacattgcaattttcatcaatagcaaaataacaaagatattcaatatttatCAATATATCGCTTATACAttgtgcacagtgaggaggtaatacacataattgatctacctcagatttgtaaaatgttaagttttaaatttcaaatccacaaccttcacttaggagcaaaaatctgtctttaaactcagaagaaataataatgtgttaattattatttttattattatatccaCCATCACAGAAACTTTTGTCGTGATATGACTTTTGACCAAATTGGCCAGCCCCATAAATCCATCAATAATAATTATCCCTGATACGTtcagaataaatattttaatattgttaaCATAAGTGGAACCTATTTTAGCAACTTTATACTGTAAGAActagttttaaatataaaatataaatatattactgcaagtggctgctttttcataaattgaaacatgaactctgtttttatttagaaagtgctttaaaatatattatagaCTGTTGCTGTTATTACAATTGTgccataatttacaaaataaggttttcaataaataaatcagacaacagtaagtctatgacagtggtcagtaATCTCCACACtaatttgacattcattcagttgaGACTTGTGTGGCACCTAAagtttaaaaggacaaactctgattatagcctttactgtatcaaggtggccccacctggcccTACCTGGCCCCCCTtagcagcaccactgcactgaggcgcatgACTCCACcggtcaacaagtgactctgtccctctgatgctttctaatcatcacacgtagaactgatctttataaaaacctgctgaattcatatttatgttcctggttAAACGGGGAACTAtctgtctgcaggtgtgtgtgtgtgtgtgtgtgtgtgtgtgtgtgtgtgtgtgtgtgtgtgtgtgtacacactaTGTCCAAGTCTGCATCACGATGCATCTAAGAATTGAGAAATGTCCACACCTCTATCGGCCACTGGAATGTGTATTATGCTAAAGTTAGCTGCTGTAGATAAATGGACTGAACTACCCTGGCGTTCCAGTTTAACTGGGGATCATGGCAACCGTTATGAAGAATACACACGTGTGGCCAGCTCCACGCTAAGTGCTTTCGTTTGACGCTGGTGATCAttacaatgcacacacaccaaacacatgTCATATGAAAACATCCCTCACATCAATGAGGTGGAAGCtcctgcagtgtttttgtgAGTAAAGTTGGTGAACGTGCTTTTATTGGACGTGTTAAGCttcatgtgtcctcctgttgctgctggttAAAGTCAACAGACGTGATTTTAAAAGATGTGCTTGATGTTCTCGATAATGAAGTTCAGTCATCTGAGAATGAAAACAACCCAAAGGCTCACCAGAAAATGCTATAGTTCGTTTTTCGTAGTTTCTGTAATGCAAgtgttgtttatctgtgtgtaatCAACAGATGATCTGTCTGAAGTGTGTCCAGTATGTTGTCAACATGACATGTGTGAAGAGGCAAATCTGGAAAAATCATCAAAGGCatcttctatgtcatcaaaggctcctttgatgacattgAAGAtgccttcttcatttaggagagctggattccaagacatacccacaactccagcttgatcctgtcCAACAAAGTCTAGGTCCTCAGCACCACTGATTTCAGACTCAACCAAGAATTGCCTACTGattttcctcatcctgttcttcaAGCAGCATCTTGAGACCATGTCAACCGTAAGTCTTAAATGATTGCGACCAGCCATACTATCACTCtcgataaataaaataaaatgcacatccCTCAGTTTATTAAGTATTTACttatattttgagttttatttagTTGATCTAGATATGGTTAGCTAGCCAAAAATGAAggtagctagctaacagctagttagtattgtacatatttctctttctcactagttATGGTatgtaaaataagacttacacgcatcagatgtgcaaaagcagccttgtgaaatgtATGGTATGTGTTCCGTatagtgaatacatactgtatgggcCACCGCACGAGTTTCCACCTCAGTGATGTGAGGGATGTTTTCATATGACATGTGTTGTGGTGGGAAACTACCGCACCCATGTAATTTAGAATTTGAGGTTTTGACACAACTACCTGATCTTGCTTTTCAGTTTACTGTTTGCACATCAAGCAACTATATTTTTCACCTACCTACCACTTAAATGTCCCTCACACCTACTATATAAAGTAGTTTTCTCTCTTGAGACTTGACACAACTTGGCCTGTGaccaatgttgtttttatcaagaCATGAGAATATAAACTTTTGCAACCTTAGACAATGAAGATGACGTTTATGCCACAAGAGCTGCTTATATTTAGGTGTTTGGCTGATGCTGTCAGTGGGTTTGGGATTAACGCAAGGTCATTTTCTGCAGTTAGCACTTAGAGTGAAACAGCATCCTTCAACAGATGGCAAAGTCAGAGGGAACAAGTCCATGTCACACAAAACCCAGAATACAGGCCAAGTTACTGCTTCACAAACTTGTTGGCTTTGTAACTGATGTGgaactttattctttttttaaattaacatctATTTTTTCTATGTCTTTCAGGAAATTCCAATTCTGTGTGAGACATGTTTAGGAGAAAATCCTTACATCCGTGGGGTGAGTGAGCAGTACTTTGTCATTGCAATGAAGTGGAGGTAGATTCTTTGCTGTGTAAAATTAATCTGTGCTTTGTATTACAGAGTAGGATAAAGTATGGGAAAGAATGCAAGGTATCTTTcgtattaatatttcaaatcatGATTATGCAGCACAAATCAAATGTCCGTAACGTTATACTGTTACATGTAAGAACATTTATAAATTTGGTTTCTTTGCACTTCAGATCTGTGCTCGACGCTTCACTGTGTTCCGATGGTGTCCAGGGACACGGATGCGTTTCAAGAAGACGGAGGTCTGTCAGACCTGCAGCAAAATGAAGAATGTTTGTCAGACATGTCTGCTAGACCTGGAATATGGTAAGTCTTGGGAAGTGACTCATTTTAATCTGTAAATCTAATATTATCTGCATTCAACTGCGGTTTGTTGAAGCATGAATCTATGTGACCTCAACCCTCTTGTCACACTTTCTGTTGTACAGGACTGCCTATCCAGGTCCGAGACACTGGGCTTTCTGTTAAGGATGAGGTTCCTAAGTCAGATGTGAACAAAGAGGACTACACTCAGAACATGGAGAGAGAGGTACAGTTCTTTTCTTATGCTTGCAAAAGTTTTACATATCCGTATCTATTGATTTGGGAAAATAGCCCGGtccaatttaatttaatttaattatatgtCCTTCCCTGTACATCATTTAAGTATAAACATGGCCCATAGTTAAATTAACATTAAATGATTGAATCGATTTAGAAATCTCTCTTGTGAAAATTTAAGCATTAAGAAAATATTTCCTGCGTTACAGTTTTCCTTTTGAGTTTCATACTGTAatttcagagaggagaggcttTGTGAATAGTTGTGACAATAAAGTATTttcacactgacaaaaacactgaaagaaaatgcatttttaaccACAAATGGCACCAAGAGGATTGTCTCACACAAAAATGTTCACAAAATTAAGGACGTCCTTAACTTGGATATGATTCTGAAATTGGGATTTGTCTCTGATCTCATGCATATTTGGACATTTCTGTTCCCAGATAGCAAATACTGATGGCACACGGCCGGTGGGCCAGCTAGGTAAGGCTAGCAGCTCCAGTGATATGTTGCTGAAACTGGCCCGTACGACGCCATATTACAAGAGGAACCGGCCGCACATCTGCTCCTTCTGGGTGAAGGGAGAGTGTCAGAGAGGGGAGGAGTGTCCGTACAGGTGAGTGACACGTCTTGAAACTGGCTAAAGATGCTGTGAATTAGGGGGAAAATTTGAAGCTGTGAGATAACTTGTGAATTCTGGAACCGATTGTTTCTTATgttgatattatttattaatttatatatgaatttgacatttttctgagAACTTGCTACTATTGCCAAAGGGGTTAATTTGTTCTAATGGCTCAGTTTGGCTGTAACGTCCTAATATAAGTTTCAGTTGttacacagtttttttattttctcattaatAATCTCATTTTTTTCACAAAGGCATGAGAAGCCCACGGATCCCGACGACCCTCTGGCTGACCAGAACATAAAAGACCGTTACTACGGTATCAATGACCCTGTTGCAGACAAGCTGCTGAAAAGGGCCTCAACCATGCCACGACTAGACCCACCAGATGACAAGTCAATCTTCACCCTCTACATTGGAGGTTTGGGAGATACTGTCACGGATGGAGACCTCAGGTAAGAATCCCCATTTCACAACAGACTCTTACacaactttgtgtttgtccacaAAGAGcaagtttttcttattttctaaatataCTGTAGATGACGCAATCACTGTTGTTACAATTTTAAACCATAATATCCATTGTTAAGGTtctatttgacatttttctgtaatATTACAGGAATCACTTTTACCAGTTTGGTGAGATTCGTACCATTACCATCGTCCAGCGGCAGCAGTGTGCCTTCATCCAGTTTGCCACACGGCAGTCTGCTGAAACGGCTGCAGAGAAGTCCTTCAACAAACTGATCATTAATGGACGAAGGCTCACTGTCAAATGGGGAAGGTAAGAAGTTGATCGAGAAAGTGAATTTAAGCCTTGGTGTGTCCATCTCTGACCAGACCTCCTGACTTGGAATCCAGTAACAGCAGCTCATGTATTTTCTGAACACGATTAGTGGTAAATCCCGGAGAATGGGATTCCCAGGATAGAGTGCTTGTGCTCCAGAGACAGAAAAGGTCttattttgggggggaaatattaATCTTACGATGCAACCAAAACAGCTCCTCTACCATCTGGTTACATTTATTAGCTTACATATGCCGCACTAATCAGGTCTACTTGGGAGGTGAAGTGAAGGTTTAAAGTGATAATTTGCTAATTAACACCAGGTAGTGTTCAGAGAGTGTGTTTTGAAATTACTAATTAATTATTATCACAGTCATAACTAACAGCAAACTGAGATCAGGAGcattaagtatttttttatacacacactAAGGTTTTTACCACAGCAAAGAataagagcagcagagcaggaaactcTGGGCACATTTGTGCTGAGGTATTTAACAGAGTGATGTGATGAATATTTACAACTTGTatggtttgtgtgtatttaaggTCTCAGGCAGCAAGAGGAAAGGAGGGTATCAAAGAGGGTGTCAGCGAGATGGGTACCAGACTTGATCCTGTACCTGGCCTGCCTGGAGGTGAGTCTGCAAACAAGATGACATAGTATAATGACATAGCCATATGATGTTAGTCTAAATTAAAGTAGTATCTTCTTTGTACTTGTGATGATTTCTTTTGATAATTGAATCATAATCCCGATGTacagatataaaataaatacttactGCCATTTAGAGTGGAATGAAGTAACGCATTGATTTctattgaaatgtattttatttattgtctttacTCATTCTGTGTCTTCTTTTTGTGCTGTAGCTCTTCCTCCACCACCAGCTTTGGATGAAGAAACCACTTCACATTACTTCAACCTGGACCCGGGCACTTCTCCTGCTGTCATGAACATAGCTCTGCCCCCACCAACAGGAATCAACCCACCTCCCCCAGGTAAAATTATAACCTTGATCTCACAGATGCAGCTGACATCAGGTCCACAGCCAAATACAATATCTATCAAATATGAAACAACTATTTAGATAATCTCTTATTTTATACTGGTATTGAGTTTTGTAATCATCAGCTctatgtttttaaacatttatgtttgttccCTAGCTGCTGAGAAGAATTTATTAAATGAGTAAATTATTGAAACACATTGAGAAAAATGCCTAATGCTGTATTTGACTTCTTTTTCATCTGCTCATTCAGGTTTTTGGCCTCCAATGTTTCACCTGATGGCTCACATGGCTCCACCTATGCTCCCTCCAATGAACATGAGACATCCTGGTCATATTCACTACCCCTCCCAGGATCCTCAGCGCATGGGTGCCCATGCAGCACATGGCGCACGCCATGGAGAGTAGCTGGAAGTGAAATCATACTGTGATTAGCTTTCATTATTTTTTGATCTGTGACCTTGATCTCAAAGATGAAGCTTATATCACATCCACAGCCAAATGCGATATCCAacaaatattaaacaaatattgAGATAATCTCATTATTTTATACTGGTATTTAGTTTTGTAATCATCAGCTGTtatgtttttagacatttaagTTTGTTCACTAGCTGCTGAGAAGAATTTATTAAATGAGCTCAGGTGAAGGGAATGAAGTAATCAGAGGCTAGTGAGTGTGACAGGAATTGAAATGACAGAAGAGACAGGATTAAAAACAAGGCATGGCAGACTGTTGTGACAAGAGGAGTCTCTGGCAAGGATAAGTCATtcgattttttttataattttgaaACAGTTCatgattttcttgttttgataCGATTTCTGATCCctctaataagaataataaacgTATTTATATtgaacctttcaaaacacatttacaattgAGCTTTagaagttaaaaatgaaaacaccaaaCAATGGGGAAAAATTAAAGGCAATTTGaagatcagatgaaaataaaagataaaataaaagataaaatgataaaCGTAGTCAGTAAAATCAGAGCTAGAAATCACACCTATAAAATGTGTCTCTATAAAAGAGGATAAGGACTTTGCCAGATATAAAATTCCATGTCGTGTTAATACCAAGTTTATTAACATCACATATTGGGAAATAAACCAAGGGACAGCACCAAAAACTCTCTGCCAAAAGAAAACTACACAAAGATGGAAATAACGCCCTTTGTAATTTTTTCCCAGTAATGGGAAACACAATGCAAGGAGCAAGGAGCTTTGTAAGAgcctttctttatttctcacaTCTGCCATGCCATTTGGGGGTGCTATGGCCAGCAAGAGGGTGACACCGCTCATCGACTTCGAGGCAGTCGAATCTCAGAACCTGCCTGGCGTCGCCCTGGACCGCATGTGCCGACGACCCAACTTCAACAGAGCACCCAGGGGATGGGGAGGCTATTACAGCCCAGAATCTAATGAACTATGAAGGACTGATAAGAGAAAGACTACAAAGTGCTGATCTATGCTTGCACCTCTCCTCCTGTAAAAATGTTACTTATCACTGACAcgttcatattttaatattttaatattgttaaCGTGAATGGAACCTATTTTAGCAACTTTATACTATAAGTACTATCGTTTTTTATGTGACTGTTAAtcatatgtatgtatgtatgttctgatgttaaaacacaataaaaggaACTATACTCACTTCAGAAATAAGGTggactataaatatgaatttgaaaCAACCGTAAGAAAGGACAGAAAAAGAATGCTTCAGCGCTTCACAGCTGATCTCCAGAGTTGTCTGTGGTATACTACAGACAATATTTCCAGGTATTTATTATTGGTCTGACTGAGGTGGTCGAGTTGTTGAGCATCGTCTTGAAAGAGGGCGACACCTTAAGGTGAAGCGTGGCTCTCTGCCGCGGTGCATTGTGGTCCGGACACTGGCCCGGCTGGCTCACATTCTGCAAAATGGCGACGTCCCTGGGATCCAACACCTACAACAGACAGAACTGGGAAGACGCGGTACGTTTAATCGACATCACAGTGGTCACAGCAGGGAGTGAGACGGAAACGCAACGTTTTCCTCGCTAAGTTTTAGAAATGAACGTGTTCGTGAAGCCGACCCGCTCACCACAAACACGGCAGCTTTGCCTGGTAGCTTGTTAGCTCCCCGTGAGCTAGTAGCCGAAGCGTGGCTATTGCGCTGTTAGCATGTCGGGTGTTAGCTTCGCTGCTGACCATAATTAAGAATATAAATTACAGTTTGATCGGGAATCAGCTACAACGAGCTACACATTTTGTACCGTATCACTTGAGACTGGGCTCAGAATTAACT
The Hippoglossus stenolepis isolate QCI-W04-F060 chromosome 7, HSTE1.2, whole genome shotgun sequence genome window above contains:
- the LOC118112705 gene encoding pre-mRNA-splicing factor RBM22 is translated as MSFPIANTDGTRPVGQLGKASSSSDMLLKLARTTPYYKRNRPHICSFWVKGECQRGEECPYRHEKPTDPDDPLADQNIKDRYYGINDPVADKLLKRASTMPRLDPPDDKSIFTLYIGGLGDTVTDGDLRNHFYQFGEIRTITIVQRQQCAFIQFATRQSAETAAEKSFNKLIINGRRLTVKWGRSQAARGKEGIKEGVSEMGTRLDPVPGLPGALPPPPALDEETTSHYFNLDPGTSPAVMNIALPPPTGINPPPPGFWPPMFHLMAHMAPPMLPPMNMRHPGHIHYPSQDPQRMGAHAAHGARHGDNGKHNARSKELCKSLSLFLTSAMPFGGAMASKRVTPLIDFEAVESQNLPGVALDRMCRRPNFNRAPRGWGGYYSPESNEL